The following proteins come from a genomic window of Sulfitobacter indolifex:
- a CDS encoding quaternary amine ABC transporter ATP-binding protein has protein sequence MTDDIKICVRNLYKIFGDDPQGALEKVRGGMSKTDLQAETGHVLGLNNINVDMPAGKTTVIMGLSGSGKSTLIRHLNRLIDPTAGEVIMNGENILDYNERRLRELRKHEMSMVFQKFALLPHRTVLENAGLSWEIEGKTRTKYAAEATKWLDRVGLEGQGEQFPAQLSGGMQQRVGIARALTSNSDVMLMDEAFSALDPLIRTDMQDLLIELQEELHKTVIFITHDLDEALKLADHLVILKDGFIVQQGEPQHILLNPNDPYIEAFVSDINRARVLRVRSVMEKTDVPPTDVAGEVDYDDTLESIIAVSEGDTTNNYRVMREGRQVGVLHMRDLVRALVPRHPGEAAE, from the coding sequence ATGACAGACGATATCAAAATCTGCGTTCGCAACCTGTATAAGATCTTTGGCGACGACCCGCAGGGCGCGTTGGAGAAGGTGCGCGGCGGCATGAGCAAGACCGATCTTCAGGCTGAAACCGGCCATGTGCTCGGCCTCAATAACATCAACGTGGATATGCCTGCGGGCAAGACCACGGTGATCATGGGGCTGTCGGGGTCGGGCAAATCGACGCTGATCCGGCACCTCAACCGGCTCATTGACCCCACGGCGGGCGAAGTGATCATGAACGGTGAGAACATTCTTGATTATAACGAGCGTCGCCTGCGGGAACTGCGTAAGCACGAAATGTCGATGGTGTTCCAAAAGTTCGCCCTGCTGCCGCACCGGACCGTGCTGGAAAACGCAGGGCTAAGCTGGGAGATCGAAGGCAAAACACGCACGAAATACGCCGCCGAGGCCACCAAGTGGCTCGACCGTGTGGGGCTGGAAGGTCAAGGTGAGCAGTTCCCTGCACAGCTTTCGGGCGGGATGCAGCAACGTGTGGGCATTGCGCGGGCGCTGACCTCGAACTCTGACGTGATGCTGATGGACGAGGCGTTTTCCGCGCTCGATCCATTGATCCGGACCGACATGCAGGACCTGCTGATCGAGTTGCAGGAGGAGTTGCACAAGACGGTAATCTTCATCACCCACGATCTGGATGAAGCGCTGAAACTGGCGGACCATCTGGTGATCCTCAAAGACGGCTTCATCGTTCAACAGGGCGAGCCGCAGCACATCCTGCTGAACCCGAACGACCCCTATATCGAAGCCTTCGTCAGCGACATCAACCGCGCAAGGGTGCTGCGGGTCCGCTCTGTCATGGAGAAGACCGATGTGCCGCCGACCGATGTGGCGGGTGAGGTCGATTACGACGATACGCTGGAATCGATCATCGCCGTGTCAGAGGGCGATACGACAAACAACTACCGCGTCATGCGTGAGGGCCGTCAGGTTGGCGTGCTGCACATGCGTGATCTGGTGCGCGCGCTCGTGCCGCGCCACCCCGGCGAGGCCGCAGAATAA
- a CDS encoding sensor histidine kinase, with protein MKATNLASVNLEQGSDIAALRQIALTLTEAMRFTSFERTRTVTAAVELGRNAIEHGQKGRARFSLTEVNGKPALGLTVIDQGRGIEKEKLDPSRDIVSETGLGLGLRGVQRIAARFDVDSGQEGTRVHAEFLLPEPQGAVEQIKADALAALEAYNAKDPTAALTEQNRELSEGIADRDLLMQELHHRTGNNLALIVALIRMSKTQAKADETRQVLRELETRVGSLSKAHELMQRATDSTDLDLADMLDEVTKNAERAFTGERQSISIKLICPSLKMDNKLAVDIGLIVGELITNAYKHAFKGRDKGVITIEVSQMDGEGLTLKVYDDGVGLPDDAKRPERSDSLGWRMIRTLTFQHEATLKVEGQDGFCVEIKFPAQD; from the coding sequence ATGAAAGCCACAAACCTTGCCTCAGTGAACCTCGAACAGGGCAGCGATATTGCGGCGCTGCGCCAGATTGCGCTGACCTTGACCGAAGCGATGCGCTTTACGTCTTTTGAGCGCACACGCACCGTGACCGCCGCTGTGGAATTGGGGCGTAATGCGATTGAGCATGGCCAGAAAGGCCGGGCGCGGTTTTCACTGACCGAGGTTAACGGCAAGCCCGCCCTTGGGCTGACGGTGATCGATCAGGGGCGCGGGATCGAGAAGGAAAAGCTCGATCCGTCGCGCGATATCGTGTCTGAGACGGGCTTGGGTCTGGGTCTGCGCGGCGTGCAACGTATCGCGGCGCGCTTTGATGTGGACTCTGGCCAAGAGGGCACCCGCGTCCATGCGGAGTTCTTGCTGCCAGAGCCGCAAGGCGCGGTAGAGCAAATCAAAGCGGACGCTTTGGCAGCCTTAGAGGCCTACAACGCCAAAGACCCCACCGCCGCGCTGACCGAGCAGAACCGCGAGCTGAGCGAAGGCATCGCCGACCGCGACCTTCTGATGCAAGAGCTCCACCACCGCACTGGCAACAACCTTGCGCTGATCGTGGCGCTGATCCGGATGAGCAAGACCCAAGCCAAGGCGGATGAGACGCGCCAAGTGCTGCGCGAGCTGGAAACCCGTGTCGGCTCACTCTCCAAAGCGCATGAGTTGATGCAACGCGCCACCGATAGCACCGACCTTGATCTGGCGGATATGTTGGATGAGGTCACCAAAAACGCCGAACGCGCCTTTACCGGAGAGCGCCAGAGCATCAGCATCAAGCTGATCTGTCCCAGCCTCAAGATGGACAACAAACTGGCAGTCGATATCGGGCTCATCGTTGGGGAGCTGATCACCAACGCCTATAAACACGCCTTTAAAGGGCGCGACAAAGGTGTGATCACTATTGAGGTCAGCCAAATGGATGGCGAAGGGCTGACGCTTAAGGTCTATGATGACGGGGTTGGCCTGCCCGACGATGCCAAACGGCCCGAACGGTCAGACTCGCTGGGTTGGCGGATGATCCGCACGCTGACCTTCCAGCATGAAGCGACCCTAAAGGTCGAAGGCCAAGACGGGTTCTGCGTTGAGATTAAGTTCCCGGCGCAGGATTAA
- a CDS encoding TetR/AcrR family transcriptional regulator, translating into MPRKPNHDRNELIARARDLFWRQGWAGTSLKDLEAVLKMKPGSFYAAFGSKEALFEIALDKYAEDGAGRLAELVEAHGAMEALKRYPGLAICREEAPAKACMLSKTLLELQAHGHPLAKRASAHLMGMEEQFAALFAQLQDKGEISSAHDPKSLARRYQSDLLGLRVSAEREGIDAHAIAREIAEGLSRL; encoded by the coding sequence ATGCCCCGCAAGCCGAACCACGACCGAAATGAACTCATCGCCCGCGCGCGCGATCTGTTTTGGCGGCAGGGATGGGCGGGCACGTCGCTGAAAGACCTCGAAGCAGTGTTGAAGATGAAGCCCGGCAGTTTTTACGCGGCTTTCGGCTCCAAAGAGGCGCTGTTTGAGATTGCCTTGGATAAATATGCCGAGGATGGGGCCGGGCGGCTTGCAGAATTGGTAGAGGCACACGGTGCGATGGAGGCGCTTAAACGCTATCCCGGACTTGCCATCTGCCGAGAGGAAGCTCCGGCCAAAGCCTGTATGCTGTCCAAGACTTTGCTGGAACTTCAGGCTCATGGGCACCCACTGGCAAAACGGGCCAGCGCGCACCTTATGGGGATGGAGGAGCAATTCGCAGCACTTTTCGCGCAGCTGCAAGATAAGGGCGAAATTTCATCGGCGCATGATCCTAAGTCGCTCGCGCGGCGCTATCAAAGCGATCTGTTGGGCCTGCGAGTGTCGGCAGAGCGCGAGGGGATCGACGCCCATGCCATTGCGCGCGAAATCGCAGAGGGGCTATCGCGGCTCTAA
- a CDS encoding aldehyde dehydrogenase family protein, which produces MIEKRDFYINGKWVAPLEGSEHKVINPSTEEPCTVISLGGAKDVDAAVAAAKAALPGWMATAPEERIALMEKLAEVYKSRTEDMAQAISTEMGAPIDLARSSQWGAGYSHLKNFIKAAKDFKFVKPLGDHAPNDRIIHEAVGVVAMITPWNWPMNQVMLKVGAAVAAGCTMVLKPSEESPLSAVVFAEMMDEAGFPAGVFNLVNGDGMTVGTALTGHEDVDMVSFTGSTRAGIAISKNAADTLKKVHLELGGKGANLVFADADDKAVKRGVLHMMNNTGQSCNAPSRMIVEASVYDQAVETAAEVANKVEVGPASEEGRHIGPVVNEAQWGKIQDLIQKGIDEGARLVAGGTGRPEHLNRGFYVKPTVFADVTPDMTIAREEIFGPVLSIMKFEDEDQAVEMANDTVYGLTNYVQSTDGARRNRLAAKLRSGMVEMNGESRGAGAPFGGMKRSGNGREGGVWGIEDFCEVKAVSGWSND; this is translated from the coding sequence ATGATCGAAAAACGTGATTTTTATATCAACGGCAAATGGGTCGCACCCCTTGAGGGCAGCGAACATAAGGTCATCAACCCTTCGACCGAAGAGCCCTGCACCGTGATTTCGCTCGGCGGGGCCAAGGACGTGGACGCCGCCGTTGCCGCTGCCAAGGCCGCCCTACCCGGCTGGATGGCCACCGCCCCCGAAGAGCGCATCGCGCTGATGGAGAAACTGGCCGAGGTCTATAAGTCCCGGACCGAGGATATGGCCCAAGCGATCAGCACCGAGATGGGCGCACCCATCGATCTGGCGCGCAGTTCGCAATGGGGTGCAGGTTATAGCCACCTGAAGAACTTCATCAAAGCCGCCAAAGATTTCAAATTCGTGAAGCCGCTGGGTGATCACGCGCCAAACGACCGGATCATCCATGAAGCGGTTGGTGTTGTGGCGATGATCACGCCTTGGAACTGGCCGATGAACCAAGTGATGCTGAAAGTGGGCGCTGCCGTCGCCGCTGGCTGCACCATGGTGCTGAAACCGTCCGAGGAAAGCCCGCTGAGCGCCGTGGTTTTCGCCGAGATGATGGATGAGGCAGGCTTCCCCGCCGGTGTTTTCAACCTTGTGAACGGCGATGGCATGACCGTTGGCACCGCGCTAACCGGCCATGAGGACGTGGATATGGTGAGCTTCACCGGCTCCACCCGCGCGGGCATTGCGATTTCCAAGAACGCGGCGGATACGCTGAAAAAGGTCCATCTGGAGCTTGGTGGCAAAGGCGCGAACCTTGTCTTTGCTGATGCCGACGACAAGGCCGTGAAGCGCGGCGTGCTGCATATGATGAACAACACTGGCCAAAGCTGTAACGCGCCAAGCCGGATGATCGTCGAAGCCAGCGTCTATGACCAAGCGGTTGAGACCGCCGCCGAAGTCGCCAATAAGGTCGAAGTTGGCCCCGCCAGCGAAGAAGGCCGCCACATCGGCCCGGTCGTGAACGAAGCACAATGGGGCAAGATCCAAGACCTGATCCAAAAAGGCATCGACGAAGGCGCGCGCCTTGTCGCCGGTGGCACCGGACGGCCTGAGCATCTGAACCGCGGCTTTTATGTCAAACCCACGGTCTTTGCGGATGTGACCCCCGACATGACCATCGCGCGCGAAGAAATCTTTGGCCCGGTCCTGTCGATCATGAAGTTCGAGGACGAAGACCAAGCCGTCGAGATGGCCAATGACACGGTCTACGGCCTGACGAACTACGTCCAATCAACCGACGGCGCGCGGCGCAACCGTCTGGCGGCCAAGCTGCGGTCGGGCATGGTTGAGATGAACGGCGAAAGCCGTGGCGCAGGGGCGCCCTTTGGCGGCATGAAGCGCTCGGGCAACGGGCGCGAAGGTGGCGTCTGGGGCATCGAGGACTTCTGCGAAGTCAAAGCCGTTTCAGGCTGGTCTAACGATTGA
- a CDS encoding carboxymuconolactone decarboxylase family protein translates to MTFPSHDQDTAPEASKPLLAESQKAFGRLPGLHKVLAESPQAYEGYQVLHKLFTETDFDAEELTVVWQSINVENECHYCVPAHTGIAKMMKVSDEISDALRNETALPTPKLEALRTFTVKMVRSRGNVTEAEMKTFFDAGYSHRAVLDVILGMAQKTISNYVNHVAETPVDEVFQPLAWSRGDNKLDV, encoded by the coding sequence ATGACATTCCCTTCCCACGACCAAGACACCGCGCCCGAAGCTTCAAAGCCGCTGCTGGCTGAATCGCAAAAAGCCTTTGGCCGCCTCCCCGGTCTTCATAAGGTGCTGGCCGAAAGCCCGCAGGCCTATGAAGGGTATCAGGTACTGCACAAGCTTTTCACTGAAACCGATTTCGATGCCGAAGAGCTGACCGTTGTTTGGCAGTCGATCAATGTCGAAAACGAATGCCACTACTGCGTGCCTGCGCACACCGGCATCGCCAAGATGATGAAAGTCTCAGACGAGATCAGCGACGCGCTGCGCAATGAAACCGCGCTGCCGACGCCAAAACTCGAAGCATTGCGGACCTTTACCGTGAAAATGGTGCGCAGCCGCGGCAATGTGACCGAAGCCGAGATGAAGACGTTCTTTGACGCAGGTTACAGCCACCGTGCGGTGCTGGATGTGATCCTGGGCATGGCACAGAAAACCATCTCGAATTACGTTAACCACGTGGCCGAAACCCCCGTGGACGAAGTGTTCCAACCGTTGGCATGGAGCCGCGGCGACAACAAGCTCGACGTATAA
- a CDS encoding STAS domain-containing protein, translated as MPQSATANILTVLDTDFKGIIEEWLGTQVKEGVKRSDLFSDAESRNQNRELLKAFSKGVRDGVTGEDFDFDDNQWDDLRAVLADVSRERVNRGVTPTEMATFVLALKTPLFKRLESLQDVDQGVLIRDVMLVTRLVDAFAIYTNEIFIVEREQIIDRQRQEMLELSTPVVELWDRVLTLPLIGTLDSARAQEVMENLLQTILERQAEVVIMDITGVGTVDTQVAQHLLRAAAAVRLMGAECIISGISPMIAQTMVQLGIDVGTVSTRSSIRTALSDALLTVGYVIKKTEDQ; from the coding sequence ATGCCGCAATCTGCTACGGCGAATATACTGACTGTTCTCGACACCGATTTTAAAGGGATCATCGAGGAGTGGCTGGGAACGCAGGTCAAAGAAGGCGTAAAGCGTTCTGACCTCTTTTCGGACGCCGAAAGCCGGAACCAGAACCGCGAACTGCTCAAAGCCTTCTCGAAAGGTGTGCGCGATGGCGTCACGGGCGAAGATTTCGATTTCGACGACAATCAGTGGGACGATCTGCGCGCCGTTCTGGCCGATGTCAGCCGCGAGCGGGTCAACCGCGGTGTGACCCCGACCGAGATGGCAACGTTCGTTTTGGCGCTGAAAACCCCGCTTTTCAAACGGTTGGAATCGCTGCAGGACGTTGATCAAGGCGTGCTGATCCGCGATGTGATGCTGGTGACCCGTCTGGTCGATGCTTTCGCAATCTATACCAACGAAATCTTCATCGTCGAGCGTGAGCAGATCATTGATCGCCAGCGCCAAGAGATGCTGGAACTGTCGACCCCTGTGGTCGAACTTTGGGACCGCGTCCTGACGCTGCCGCTGATCGGCACGCTGGATTCCGCCCGCGCCCAAGAGGTGATGGAGAATCTGCTTCAGACCATTCTTGAGCGTCAGGCCGAAGTGGTCATCATGGACATCACCGGCGTTGGCACGGTCGATACGCAAGTGGCACAGCACCTCTTGCGCGCCGCTGCAGCCGTGCGTCTGATGGGTGCTGAATGTATCATCAGCGGCATCAGCCCGATGATCGCCCAAACCATGGTGCAGCTTGGCATTGATGTCGGTACTGTTTCCACCCGGTCCAGCATTCGCACCGCCCTGTCGGACGCGCTGCTGACCGTAGGCTACGTGATCAAGAAGACTGAGGATCAATAA
- a CDS encoding STAS domain-containing protein, which yields MAGVTPINLVEHALLVSIQDDITDTEILELQDRLSTKISENRIDGVILDISALEIVDTFVGRVIAQLAGISRLLAADTYVVGMRPTVAVTLVELGMYLPEIRTALSLTHALAQLRRV from the coding sequence GTGGCTGGTGTCACGCCGATCAATCTTGTCGAACATGCGCTCCTCGTTTCGATACAGGATGACATCACGGACACCGAGATCTTGGAGCTTCAAGACCGGTTGTCGACCAAAATATCCGAGAACCGCATTGACGGGGTGATCCTTGATATCTCAGCGCTTGAGATCGTGGACACTTTTGTAGGACGTGTGATCGCGCAGCTGGCGGGGATATCTCGCCTGCTGGCAGCAGATACCTATGTTGTCGGCATGCGCCCCACCGTGGCGGTCACGCTGGTCGAGCTTGGCATGTATCTGCCAGAGATCCGCACCGCGTTAAGCCTGACACATGCCCTTGCCCAGCTACGACGCGTTTGA
- a CDS encoding ATP-binding protein: MPLPSYDAFDERDLGAQVLLSQFKLNTSGDAVTVRQAVARYMKEHGASALTVTRFATAVSEIARNAIVHAGGGEFSIYVDPGRKQLSVVCWDKGPGIEDIELALSDGYTSGGGLGRGLGGAKRLAKKFEIRTAVGGGTSVLMSVNL; the protein is encoded by the coding sequence ATGCCCTTGCCCAGCTACGACGCGTTTGACGAAAGGGACCTTGGGGCGCAGGTTCTTCTCTCTCAGTTCAAGTTAAATACCAGCGGCGACGCGGTGACAGTGCGCCAAGCCGTTGCGCGCTACATGAAAGAACACGGTGCCTCGGCGCTGACTGTGACACGTTTTGCAACCGCAGTTAGTGAAATCGCGCGCAATGCGATCGTTCATGCTGGCGGGGGCGAATTTTCAATCTATGTCGATCCGGGGCGCAAGCAGCTAAGCGTGGTCTGTTGGGACAAGGGTCCGGGGATCGAAGACATAGAATTGGCACTGAGCGATGGATATACTTCGGGCGGCGGGCTTGGCCGTGGCTTGGGGGGTGCAAAGCGGCTGGCCAAGAAATTTGAAATCCGCACCGCCGTCGGCGGGGGCACCAGCGTGTTGATGAGTGTAAATCTATGA
- a CDS encoding ATP-binding protein: protein MRQWVEVQDQSAIAVVRRAARSLAARHDWPKLRIDELAIVATEATTNILRYAEQGRVLIDAPAEGKGDVILMIFTDRGPGISDMDHMFQDGMSSGDSAGLGLGAIRRLSSAFDIFSGPEVGTTIVCSFAKDAPRPTHGVEAVALRVCHPNEDQCGDDYLLRQTPNATDILLCDGLGHGPEAAAASLEVTDAVSQSRSFNSEPGAVMYEVTEQLIGKRGAVAALVHIAHPQMELRYAALGNIATLRVRDGEIKRLPVRDGRIGARATRGYEESFDLVPNDLLILHSDGLKTLRDSYLPQGLLWKSPLLIAGFLLDRAFRGRDDASIAVIRIARDAD, encoded by the coding sequence ATGAGACAATGGGTCGAAGTACAGGATCAAAGCGCCATCGCCGTGGTCCGCCGTGCGGCGCGCAGTCTGGCTGCACGGCACGATTGGCCTAAGCTCAGGATCGATGAACTGGCCATCGTTGCCACTGAGGCCACGACCAATATCCTGCGCTACGCCGAACAGGGTCGGGTTTTGATCGACGCCCCGGCAGAGGGCAAGGGCGACGTAATCTTGATGATCTTTACCGATCGCGGCCCCGGCATTAGCGATATGGATCACATGTTCCAAGACGGCATGAGCAGCGGCGATTCCGCCGGGCTGGGCCTTGGGGCAATCCGCCGCCTGTCGAGCGCTTTTGATATCTTTAGCGGGCCTGAGGTTGGCACCACCATCGTGTGCAGCTTTGCCAAGGACGCCCCCCGCCCGACCCACGGGGTTGAGGCCGTGGCCCTGCGGGTTTGCCACCCAAACGAAGATCAATGCGGCGACGACTATCTGCTGCGGCAGACGCCGAATGCCACTGACATCTTGCTTTGCGACGGGTTGGGCCACGGCCCCGAAGCCGCGGCCGCCTCGCTTGAAGTGACAGATGCCGTGTCGCAGTCGCGCAGCTTTAACAGCGAACCCGGCGCGGTCATGTATGAGGTAACCGAACAGCTAATTGGCAAGCGCGGCGCAGTTGCGGCCCTTGTGCATATCGCCCATCCGCAGATGGAGCTGCGCTATGCCGCCTTGGGCAATATCGCGACCCTGCGGGTACGTGACGGAGAGATCAAACGCCTGCCCGTTCGCGACGGGCGCATCGGCGCACGCGCCACCCGCGGCTATGAAGAGAGCTTTGATCTTGTGCCGAATGATCTGCTCATCCTGCACAGCGATGGCTTAAAAACCCTGCGCGACAGCTATTTGCCTCAAGGCCTGCTTTGGAAATCCCCGCTTTTAATTGCTGGTTTCCTGCTCGACCGGGCCTTCCGCGGGCGTGATGATGCCTCTATCGCGGTGATCCGCATTGCGCGAGATGCTGACTGA